A region from the Azospirillum thermophilum genome encodes:
- a CDS encoding transglycosylase domain-containing protein, whose protein sequence is MPRPTRLHRSALAAACALPLLAGTPALAMELFGEQFRTVDDVLAYNRGTGLRFLDRQGRFLGSAGEAHGDTVRLEALPRHLIQALIAKEDRRFLEHDGVDYHGVARALAVAVTSGRFSQGGSTLTQQTMKIIFLGDYGRWTRKAYELYSAGDFEEKVGKRNILYLYLNRAYFGSGAYGVDAAARVYFGKPAARLTLKESAMLVGLLPAPSRLNPFADPVRAERKAELVLDAMAEAGFVTRREAEQAKRQNPMLATVNRTAALTTGHVRGTLKARFDRFAAGHYAGDGQPQGTYTVRTTLDRDLQAAAVRTVERVMTRRGKALEGVEVALVALDGAGEVRAMVGGRDSAARSDHFNRAVQARRQPGSAFKLFVYLAALERGLTPASSIDASRVTYADGRSVRNFDGRYPDRLTLAEAFAHSSNTAAVRLAQGHGEEVAEVARRLGISTPPASGPGLALGAGETTLIELTQAYAAVASGGLRVEAHAFQRITDPRGREVYSYGTREQPRVLAPQTVTAMKGLLADVLSDGTGRNARITGARLNGAAGGKTGTTNDFRDALFVGYAGGLTVGVWVGKDDNTPMKGVTGGSVPAEIWRGVMTEAVRRR, encoded by the coding sequence ATGCCCCGCCCCACCCGCTTGCACCGTTCCGCCCTCGCCGCCGCCTGCGCCCTGCCGCTGCTGGCCGGCACCCCGGCACTGGCGATGGAGCTGTTCGGCGAGCAGTTCCGCACCGTCGACGACGTCCTGGCCTACAACCGCGGCACCGGCCTGCGCTTCCTCGACCGGCAGGGGCGCTTCCTCGGCTCCGCCGGCGAGGCCCATGGCGATACGGTGCGGCTGGAGGCGCTGCCGCGCCACCTGATCCAGGCGCTGATCGCCAAGGAGGACCGCCGCTTCCTGGAGCATGACGGGGTCGACTATCACGGCGTCGCCCGCGCGCTGGCGGTGGCGGTGACCTCCGGCCGGTTCAGCCAGGGCGGCAGCACGCTGACCCAGCAGACGATGAAGATCATCTTCCTCGGCGACTATGGCCGCTGGACGCGCAAGGCCTACGAGCTGTACAGCGCCGGCGACTTCGAGGAGAAGGTCGGCAAGCGCAATATCCTCTACCTCTACCTGAACCGTGCCTATTTCGGCTCCGGCGCCTATGGCGTGGACGCGGCGGCCCGGGTCTATTTCGGCAAGCCGGCGGCCCGGCTGACGCTGAAGGAATCGGCCATGCTGGTCGGGCTGCTGCCCGCGCCCTCGCGCCTCAACCCCTTCGCCGACCCGGTGCGGGCGGAACGGAAGGCCGAGCTGGTGCTGGACGCCATGGCGGAGGCCGGCTTCGTCACCCGCCGCGAGGCCGAGCAGGCCAAGCGCCAGAACCCCATGCTGGCGACCGTCAACCGGACGGCGGCGCTGACCACCGGCCATGTCCGCGGCACGCTGAAGGCGCGCTTCGACCGCTTCGCCGCCGGCCATTATGCCGGGGACGGACAGCCCCAGGGCACCTACACCGTGCGCACCACGCTGGACCGCGACCTGCAGGCCGCGGCGGTGCGGACCGTGGAGCGCGTGATGACGCGGCGGGGCAAGGCGCTGGAGGGGGTGGAGGTGGCGCTGGTGGCGCTGGACGGCGCCGGCGAGGTGCGCGCCATGGTCGGCGGCCGGGACAGCGCCGCGCGCAGCGACCATTTCAACCGGGCGGTCCAGGCCCGGCGCCAGCCCGGCTCGGCCTTCAAGCTGTTCGTCTATCTCGCGGCGCTGGAGCGCGGGCTGACCCCGGCCTCGTCGATCGACGCCTCGCGCGTCACCTATGCCGACGGGCGCAGCGTGCGGAACTTCGACGGCCGCTATCCCGACCGGCTGACTCTGGCCGAGGCCTTCGCCCACTCCTCCAACACCGCGGCGGTCCGCCTCGCCCAGGGCCATGGCGAGGAGGTGGCGGAGGTCGCCCGGCGGCTCGGCATCTCCACCCCGCCGGCCAGCGGGCCGGGGCTGGCGCTGGGGGCCGGCGAGACGACGCTGATCGAGCTGACGCAGGCCTATGCCGCGGTCGCCAGCGGCGGACTGCGGGTGGAGGCCCATGCCTTCCAGCGGATCACCGACCCGCGCGGACGCGAGGTCTACAGCTACGGCACCCGCGAGCAGCCGAGGGTGCTGGCGCCGCAGACCGTGACGGCGATGAAGGGGCTGCTGGCCGACGTGCTGAGCGACGGCACCGGCCGCAATGCCCGCATCACGGGCGCCCGGCTCAACGGGGCGGCCGGCGGCAAGACCGGCACGACCAACGACTTCCGCGACGCGCTGTTCGTCGGCTATGCCGGCGGCCTGACCGTCGGCGTCTGGGTCGGCAAGGACGACAACACGCCGATGAAGGGGGTCACCGGCGGCTCGGTCCCCGCCGAGATCTGGCGCGGCGTCATGACCGAGGCGGTTCGGCGGCGCTGA